The Methylocystis bryophila genome contains the following window.
ATGTCCGAGAGCGCCTCCGAGCGGCTCGCGTTGTCGAGCCGCGCGCGGCGCAGCGCGGCCGAGAGGTTGGCGACACGCGGCTCCGCCGCGGGGCCTGCAGCCGATGTCGTGTTCGATGCTTCGCACCGCTTGGCTTCGGCTTGCGGCAGCGCGGTGTCGCCTGCGGCGTTCATGGGCGCCATGCTATGACGACTCCTCAAGCGGGCATTCGGTTCATCGCGACTATAAACCGTTCCACGGCTTGTGCGAAGGGGCGCCCGGGCGGCCGCATGAGCGCGCGCGCCCATCGCGCGGAATCGCGCGATCGAAAGGACTAAGCTCCATATCAAGAAGTTAGCGCATGTCCTGGTGGGAGGACGGCTTCGCATTTTTCCGTGAAAAGCCCTAAGCGACACGCCTCGACTTTTGCTCGGACATGCGGCAAGGAGGCCAATGGCCCGGCGGCGGGACTTCGGCGAAGATTCTTTCGCTGGGAGAACATCTGAGACAAAGGAAAGCGATGTCGGTATCGTCCGTCGAAACGAGAGCCAGACTTCGCAATTTCGAACGCGCCGCCATCGGCGCCGCCCTCGCGGCGACGGCGGCCTTCGAGGCTGCCCGGGGCGGCGGCCACGCTGCCCTCGCGGGCCTCGCGGCGGCCCTCGCCCTGCTGTTGCTTCGAGGCCGAGACCGCCCCATTTCCGTGAGGCTCGCCTATGCGGCGGTCGACTTCCTTGCCGTCGTCATCTTCTCGTCACTGATCGATCCCGCTCTCGCGCTGTGGAGCGCGCCGCAAAATCTCCCGAGCCTCTTCCATATGACGGCCGTGGGGGCGGGCGCATCGACATTTCTCTACGGCGCCGCGGTAGGAATTCTCGCGGGACGCGCGCCCTGGGCGATTCGCCTGGCGCTTTTCGCTTTGCCTTTCCTGTTCTGCCTGATTGTCGCGATCGGGTCGCCCGCGGAAGCGCAGATCGGATCGCTTTTCCTGCTGAAGCTCGACGTTCCGACGCCGTTCGCCGCTTTCGTCGGGCGAGTCTATATTCTCTTCCTTTTGAATGAGGCTGTGGTCGTGGGCGCGCCGCTGGCGCTCGGACGTTTCCTGCCGCGCGAATGGCGTCCTCATCTCGTCCTGTTCTTCTCGGCCGCGCTCGCAGCGCTCACGCCTTATGTGGCGAGCTCGGTGTCGCTCTTCATTGCCCCCAACCTGCCTTCGCCCCTCTCCGACGTCGGCGCGACGCTCGCCGCCGCGCTCGCGCAGGCGGGCCTTTGGGGCGAGACCTATCTCGTCACCCAGTCGCTCGCGGGACTCCTCGGCGGCACCCCGTCGCTCGCCGTGATCGTCTTCGGCGACTGGAAGAACGGCGCGATGAAGGGCTTCGTCTACGGCCTCGTTTTCATGGGGCTAGTGCTTGCGGCGCATCTCCTTCTGAGCCTGAAGCCGTTGGTTGCGCTCATTGTCGCCGCGCCGCCCATTTTTGGGGCTCTTCTTGGCGCGGCGCTTTTTCCGCTCGCGCGCGCAATCCTCGAAAGCACGGACTCGACGCCCCCATTTTTCGGCCGGCTGCTGCAGGCCTACCAGCGCCGCACCAATTTCGCGCGCGGCCTTGTTGCGGGCGCAGGGGCCGGCGTCGCGCTCGCCGTCGCGCTCCCGCAGGCGGCGGGCTCCGATCGTTTCGTCTTCGGTTGCGTCGTCGGCGCGCTGGCCTTCGCAGGAGTCGACGCCGCCTTCGACGCGCATGAGCTGTGGCGCGAGCGCCGTCAGCATTTGCGCAGCTGGCGAGTCTACACACTGGGCGCATTGCTCGGCGGGCTCGTTGCGGGGGCGATCGCCTGGTACCTCGATCAAGGTCAGATCGAGGTGATCCTCAACAAGTTCTACGCCTATGTCTCGCTCGACTACCCGGGCGACGGGCGTCCGGTGAATCCTTACATCATCCGGCCGCTCTTCTCGAAATGGGGCGCGACGGATCTGGGGCTTGCCGACGGGGGCGTGCGGGTCTTCTACGACGAGTCGCTTTCCGGCGTGATCCAATGGGTCTTCGCAGCGCCGCTTTTCTCGATCAATCTCTTCTTCCTGACCGCGCTGCTGCAGCGAAGCCTGCGGCCTCTGCGCCAGCTCGCCAGCCTCGAGGGGCTCGATCTGCTCGTCGAGAACGCCGTGCGCGTGCTGCGCTGGGGACTGTGGATGGCGCCGGTCATCTACTCCTTCCTGAAGGCTTCGGGCGATCCAACTTGGTACAATCAGGACGGGCTCGTGCGCACCTTCGTCGCGAGCTGGATGTCGGACTCCTTGCAGCCGAACGATTTCCGGCAATGGAGTCTCGACGTCTTCACGGCCCTCCTCGCCTTCGACGCGCTACGCGTGCTGATCTGGTTCGATCACATGGGGCTGCGCGTCGCGACGCTCGTCAATCTTTCCTTCGTCGGCGGCGACATCGCCGACGAGCAGGCGGCGCGTTTCCTCGGCAAAGCGCAGATCAGCCGCGCCATTCCGGAGGGCATCCGCCGCTTCGGCACCTGGGCGCCCTTGCTCCTGCCCTTCTACATCCCGCGCGGCGCCGAGTGGGACAAGGCCTGGAGCGCCGCGGAGCAGATGACCAATCTGCGTCCGCCGTCTTACCTCTATCTGCTGAGCGGCTATCTCATCTATGTCGGCGTTCTGGCGCTCGCATTGATCATCTTTCTGCTCGCGCAGCTCTCGCGCGCGGGAAAATTCGTCATCCCCGGCGTGACGGGTCCGGGCGGCGCGCCCGGATCGAGCCCGCTGCAGCTCACCAATGGGCTGATCACGAGCGAGTGGTTCGAGGACGGGCAGGGCTGCGCGCGCATCGAGGGCATAACGCGTGGCGGACCGCCCATCGACCTGACCCGTCGCCCTGACGACCACGCGCATCCACGCGGGCGCTTCCTCTTCCTCCGCGAGGAGAATTGCGTGCTCTGGTCCTTGGGCTCGGCGCCCACCTGTCGCGACGGCTCGACGGGCCCCGCCAAGGCCAATGTCACGCTCGAGCGCGAGGGCGAGAACGGCCTCGTGTTCAGGACGTTGCAGGAGGGGCTTGAAATCGAGGCGCGCGTATCGCTGTTCGCCAACGAGCCCGTCGAGTCGACGCGGCTGCGCATCGTCAACTGCGAGGCGCGGCCCCGCAAAATCTTGCTCTCCTCACTGCGCGAATGGGTGCTGAACGAGACGGGCGTCGAAATGCGCGACGCCGCCTATAATGCGCTCCATGTCGGCACCTGGTTCGTCAAATCGCTCAACGCCGTCTTCGCGCAGAACAGGCTGCTGAAGGGCGGCGCGCGCCGTCATGCCGATCGGCGCCTGTCGCCTGAGATCGGCTTTCACGCGATCAGCCCGGCGCCGGGCGCGCGCGTGAGGCTTCTCGGCTACGAGGACGTGAAGTCGCGCTTTTATGGATTTGGACCGACCGGCGCGCCCGACAGCCTCGTGGGACTTGGCCCGTCGCCGCGAGCCCCCGAGGACGAAGGCCTGCTCTATGGCTTCGAGCCGATCGCGAGCTTGAGCTTCGAGATCGAGCTGCCGGCGTCTGGCGCCGTCGAGTTCGTCATCCTCGACGGCTGGGCGAGGAACATGGGCGTGGCCACCGAGACAGTGGCGCGCCTTCTGGGCGTCGCCCCCGCCACGCCGGAACTCCTCGATCGCGCGCTGTCGCGCCGGCGCAATCTGTTGCCGCCGGAACCGCCCAAGGAGCCGCGTTTCGCCTTCGCAGCGGACGGCCGCAGCCTCACGGTTGCGCAAGACACGCCGCGGCCCTTCTCGCATGTGATCGCCAATGCGCTCGGCGTCGGCGCCGTGCTGACGAACGACGGCGAGATCTTCTCCTTCTGCGGCAACTCGCGCTTGAACAGCCTCACGCCCTATAGGATGGGCGAGGGGCGCATGGCGCCGGCGGGGCAGGCGATCTACGTCTTCGACCTGGCGCGCAAGGATCTTTTCACGCCGACCTTCACGCCGCTGCGCCGGCGCGACGCGCGCTACGAAGTGCGTTACGAACCGGGCGTCGCCATTTTTCGCTCGGAACGCGACGAATTGAGCCTGGAGCTGACGGTCTTCTGCGCGAAGTCGGCGCCAATCGAGTTCAAGCTCCTGCGCATCAAAAACGGCGCGGACCACGAGCGGCTCCTGCAGATCGCGCCGATGCTCGAGATCGTGCTTGGCGAAACGCCGAGCGAGACGCTGGGCAAGGTGGAGGCGTCGAGGGACGAGGATCTCAAAGCCCTTTACTTCCGCAATCCCCGAAACGATTTCGTGCAGGGGTGGGCCTTCGTCTCGACCTCACTCGACGCCGAATTCGCTGAGACCTCGCGGCGACGCTTCCTGGGCCATGAGGCCCGCAACCCAGCCTTGCCGTACATGGTCGAGCACGGCCATCCGGACGCCGGCGCGCCGGAGCATGAGCGCAAGGTCGCCTCCTTCGTCGGCACGATCGACCTCGCGGGAGGCGCGGAAGCGCTCATCGTCCTCGCTCACGGTCAGACCGGCTCTCGCGAGCAGGCCGCCGCGATCGCCAAGCTCGCGCGCGACCCGGAATTCGCGCGAAAATGTCTCGCCGAGACCCGGGCAGGCTGGCTCGAGACGACTTCGGTGCTGCGGGTCGAAACCAACCGACCCGAGTTCGATCGCCTCATCAACGATTGGCTGCCTTACCAATTGCTGGCGGCGCGTCTCTGGGGACGCACGGGGCCCGCGCAGCGCTCCGGCGCGACGGGCTACCGCGACCAGCTACAGGATGTGATCCCGCTGATCCTGCTCGCTCCCGAGCGCGCCAGGGAGCAGATCCTGCTGCATGCGCGCCATCAATATCTCGAGGGCGACGCGGCAAAATGGTGGCATCGGGCGCCGAACGGGGGCACCGGGCTCGCCGATCGCACCCACGCCTGCGACCCGCATTTGTGGCTGCCCTACGTCACGGCGCGCTACGTCAAGGGAAGCGGGGACTGGGCGATCCTCGACAGCGTCGAGCCTTTCCTCGAGGCGCCGCCCGTGCCGCCGACACAGGAAGGGGAGGCGACGGTCCCGCTCGCCTCGCGCGACAAGGATTCTCTTCTCAGCCATTGCGCTCGGGCCATCGATTACACATTGGACCGGTTCGGCGCCCATGGCCTTCCCCTCATGGGAACCGGCGACTGGGACGACGGCATGGACCGCGTCGGCGCCGGGGGGCGCGGCGAAAGCGTGTGGATGGGCTTCTTCCTGCACGGCATTCTCCTGGAGACGGGGCCCTTTTTCGAGGCGCGCGGCGATGCGAAGCGCGCCGCCCGTTATCGCGAGCGCGCCGAGAAGCTGCGCGAGGCGTTGGAAAACTGCTGGCGCGGCGACCGCTATGTGCGCGCTTTCGCCGACGATGGGCGGGAAATCACGCCGATGAGCGCGATGACCGCCTCCTGGCCAGTCCTTTCGGGCGCGGTGGAGACGGCGCGCGGCCGCGAATGCCTCGAACGCGCGCTCGAGGTTCTCGCGCGGCCCGATCGGATCCTACTCGTCAGCCCGGCCTATAGCGAGCACTCCAATCCCTATCCCGGGCGCAGCGCCGATTATCCCCCCGGCGTGCGCGAAAATGGCGGCCAGTATTCCCACGGGGTCTCCTGGTTTGTCGACGCCTTGGCGAAACTTGGCGCGCAAGCCAAGGAGCAGGGCGACGCGGCCGCCGCGCGCGCGCTCTTCGCTAAGGCCGCGCAAAGCTGGGTGGCGATCTCGCCGCTCTCGAAATTCGAGACGCTCGCCGCCGCGGACGTCTTCGGCCTCACGCCGCACCAGCAGCCTGCCGATGTCTATGAGGGCGAAGGCTATAACGGGCGCGGCGGTTGGTCCTGGTATACGGGCTCGGCTGCACGCATGATCTCGGCGGCTTGGGCGCTGCTCGGGATCGAGTTTACGAACGGCGAACTTACGCTGCGGCCCGACGCCTTTGAGTTAAAAGGCGATCTTCAGCTGAAAAGCGTGGTTTGGAACGGAAAGACCTTCGGCCCCGAGGGAGGGTGATAGAAAAAATTCGCGCGGCGACGCGCTGTCGCTGGATCGTCACGTGACAGGTCAAGACGTTGTTTTTGCGGATGAAGCCTGCGCGGCGCCTGAACGGGCGTCGACGCAGGCTCGAGTCTGGAGGCCATTTTTCTCGCAGCTGTTGCGCCTGGGCCACAGTCTTGCCTG
Protein-coding sequences here:
- a CDS encoding GH36-type glycosyl hydrolase domain-containing protein; translated protein: MSVSSVETRARLRNFERAAIGAALAATAAFEAARGGGHAALAGLAAALALLLLRGRDRPISVRLAYAAVDFLAVVIFSSLIDPALALWSAPQNLPSLFHMTAVGAGASTFLYGAAVGILAGRAPWAIRLALFALPFLFCLIVAIGSPAEAQIGSLFLLKLDVPTPFAAFVGRVYILFLLNEAVVVGAPLALGRFLPREWRPHLVLFFSAALAALTPYVASSVSLFIAPNLPSPLSDVGATLAAALAQAGLWGETYLVTQSLAGLLGGTPSLAVIVFGDWKNGAMKGFVYGLVFMGLVLAAHLLLSLKPLVALIVAAPPIFGALLGAALFPLARAILESTDSTPPFFGRLLQAYQRRTNFARGLVAGAGAGVALAVALPQAAGSDRFVFGCVVGALAFAGVDAAFDAHELWRERRQHLRSWRVYTLGALLGGLVAGAIAWYLDQGQIEVILNKFYAYVSLDYPGDGRPVNPYIIRPLFSKWGATDLGLADGGVRVFYDESLSGVIQWVFAAPLFSINLFFLTALLQRSLRPLRQLASLEGLDLLVENAVRVLRWGLWMAPVIYSFLKASGDPTWYNQDGLVRTFVASWMSDSLQPNDFRQWSLDVFTALLAFDALRVLIWFDHMGLRVATLVNLSFVGGDIADEQAARFLGKAQISRAIPEGIRRFGTWAPLLLPFYIPRGAEWDKAWSAAEQMTNLRPPSYLYLLSGYLIYVGVLALALIIFLLAQLSRAGKFVIPGVTGPGGAPGSSPLQLTNGLITSEWFEDGQGCARIEGITRGGPPIDLTRRPDDHAHPRGRFLFLREENCVLWSLGSAPTCRDGSTGPAKANVTLEREGENGLVFRTLQEGLEIEARVSLFANEPVESTRLRIVNCEARPRKILLSSLREWVLNETGVEMRDAAYNALHVGTWFVKSLNAVFAQNRLLKGGARRHADRRLSPEIGFHAISPAPGARVRLLGYEDVKSRFYGFGPTGAPDSLVGLGPSPRAPEDEGLLYGFEPIASLSFEIELPASGAVEFVILDGWARNMGVATETVARLLGVAPATPELLDRALSRRRNLLPPEPPKEPRFAFAADGRSLTVAQDTPRPFSHVIANALGVGAVLTNDGEIFSFCGNSRLNSLTPYRMGEGRMAPAGQAIYVFDLARKDLFTPTFTPLRRRDARYEVRYEPGVAIFRSERDELSLELTVFCAKSAPIEFKLLRIKNGADHERLLQIAPMLEIVLGETPSETLGKVEASRDEDLKALYFRNPRNDFVQGWAFVSTSLDAEFAETSRRRFLGHEARNPALPYMVEHGHPDAGAPEHERKVASFVGTIDLAGGAEALIVLAHGQTGSREQAAAIAKLARDPEFARKCLAETRAGWLETTSVLRVETNRPEFDRLINDWLPYQLLAARLWGRTGPAQRSGATGYRDQLQDVIPLILLAPERAREQILLHARHQYLEGDAAKWWHRAPNGGTGLADRTHACDPHLWLPYVTARYVKGSGDWAILDSVEPFLEAPPVPPTQEGEATVPLASRDKDSLLSHCARAIDYTLDRFGAHGLPLMGTGDWDDGMDRVGAGGRGESVWMGFFLHGILLETGPFFEARGDAKRAARYRERAEKLREALENCWRGDRYVRAFADDGREITPMSAMTASWPVLSGAVETARGRECLERALEVLARPDRILLVSPAYSEHSNPYPGRSADYPPGVRENGGQYSHGVSWFVDALAKLGAQAKEQGDAAAARALFAKAAQSWVAISPLSKFETLAAADVFGLTPHQQPADVYEGEGYNGRGGWSWYTGSAARMISAAWALLGIEFTNGELTLRPDAFELKGDLQLKSVVWNGKTFGPEGG